The Deltaproteobacteria bacterium DNA segment CACCACGAGCAGCGCCAGGACGACGACGATCAGCCTGGCCAGCGGATCCGGGAATTTCTCGAAAAGTTTGCCCATCGCGCGGTATTCCTCCTGGGAACGTTTACGAAAAACCGAATTTATACTTATTGATACGCGGTTTCCGATGATCCCGGGGCCGGGGCCAGCCGGAATCCGGATGAAGATATCCGGAATGCCAAGTCCTGTCAACAGGAACAAGCCCGCCCCCATCTTCCCCGCGAGTCCTCTCCCCTATGCCCGGTCGGCGGCGATTCTCTTCACACTCCGTGGCCTCTCATCAAAAAAAAATTGACAGGTTCCGGGATTCAAGATAAAACATCATCTCAATCGAGTCTTCCGTTTCCAGAGCGCTCCAGGCATTACCAAGCGCAAGGAAGTTCCAGAGTCCCTTGGAGGATCCATGAAAAAGCATTTCGCCTTTTATTCCATAACCTTCGCGATCCTCTGCGTATTAGTCATAACCGGCTGTTCTGAAAGCGTAAATTATACGCAACCGATCCTTTATAATCACAAAAAACATCTCGAAGATGCCGGGCTGACCTGCTTCGACTGTCACACCCGGGTACTAACCCATGAAAAAGCCTCGATCCCGAACATCGGGATTTGCAAAGGTTGTCACGAACAACCGATGACGGAGAGCAAAGAGGAGAAAAAGCTGGTGGACTATATCCGGAAAAATCAACCCATCCCATGGATACAGGTTCACCGGGTGCCCGATCACGCCTATTTTTCCCACCGGCGACATGTGTCGATCGGAAAAGTCGCCTGCCTCACGTGTCACGGGAACGTGCCCGAGATGACGCTCCCGTTTTCCAAACCGTATCTTCCCATCAAGATGGCGTTTTGCATCGGTTGCCATGCCAAAAACCACGTGAACACCGATTGCGCAACATGTCATCGATAGGTCCCGGGAGCAAAACATGAAAATCACCCGTCGCAATTTTCTGCAGATGCTGGGGATCACAGGCGTTGCCGCCGGGGGAATCTCCCAGGTCTGGGCGATCCCGGATCAATGGGTCGAAAAGTTACAGTACGGTCCCCGCATCGAAACATGGAAGGTGTCCACCTGCGGCCAATGCCCTGCAGGGTGCGGCATCCGGGTCCGTTTGATCGACGAGATCCCGGTCCGGATTTTCGGCAATCCCATCGCACCGGTCAACAGCGGGTTCACCTGTCCCATGGGGGAGGCTGGGCTGGAACTGCTCTATCATCCCGACCGGATCCGCCAGCCCATGCGGCGCAAAGGGAAAAAAGGAGAATCCTCCTGGGAGCCCATCTCCTGGAAAGAAGCTTTCGGCCAGATGTCCCAAGGGCTTCAAGGGCTGGTGAAGAAAAAACAGGCCGATCGTTTCGGGTTTTTCTTCGGAGACCGGAACACGCTGCTCACGCACTTTGCCGGGGATTTTGTGACCCGGATGGGCTCTACCAACTTTTTCCCCTGGCGGGCTCCGGGAATCAACGAACTAGGTTTCTGGCAGGCGTTCGGGGAATATCCCCCCCTTGCCTTCGACCTGGAAAAAACCGATTACCTTCTCACGTTCGGGACAAACCTCCTTGAGGGGCCCCCGTCCCCGGTCTATTTCAACCGCCTCTACGGGAAATTGAAGGAAAGTCGGCCCCGAACGGGCCTGAAGGTGGTGCACGTGGACGCGCGCATGTCCCAAGCCGGCAAAAACGCAACGGAATGGATACAGGTCCGGCCCGGGAGCTTGGGGGCCCTTGCGTTGGGAATGGCGTACGTGATCCTTCGGGATAAAAATTTCGACGACGACTTTATTACTCGCTATTCGCAGGACTTCCGGGGAGGGAAAGAAGATTTCCCGAACCTGGTCTCCCGTTACTACCCACCGGACAAGGTCTCCGCCATCACCGGCGTCCCCCCGGAAACCGTATTGCGGCTGGCCCGGGAATTCAGCGCCGCCAAAGCACCGCTCGCCCTCTCCGGAGGCGTGTCGGATCGGAGCGAAACCGCCCTATTCACCCAGTGGGCGGTCGCCAGTCTCAACGCCCTCTCGGGAAGTTTCTCCGCAAAAGGGTTATGGCGCGAGCCGGTCCCGCTGCCCTGGGGCCCGACCCCGGTCCCTTCCGTAAACGCACGAACGGGGGCTTTTTCCCTCAAACCGCAATTGGCCCCGGAGTCCGATCTCCCCGCCCACTGGACCTCGGAGGAGCTGCCCCATCTCCGTTCCGCCGGGAAGCTTCCCGACCTGAGCATGTTGATGATCGCCCAGGTCGACCCGCTGTACCTGACGACCGATCGGAAACCGTGGCAGGAATGGCTGTCCCGGATTCCCCAAGTGGTCCAATTCGCCACCCTGATCGACGACACCTCCCCGTACGCGGACCTCGTATTGCCCACCACCACGTACCTGGAGCAGTGGGACATGGCGTTGCCGGTTCCGAATCTTCCCTTCTCCCAACTGGGACTGCAACAGCCGATCGTCCCCCCGTTGAACGGCATTCGCCCCATTGGAGACGTTCTCCTTCAGCTGGCAACGGAGACGGGAGTCACCCTCCTCCCTGAAAAGCCCAAGTCCTATTCAGGGTACATAGAAACGCGGATGAAACCGATCTTCGCTTCAGGGAAAGGAACCCCCTATTTCGAGGCTGTTTCCCTCCAGTTTCTCGGAGAGATGCGCAAACGTGGCTGGCAGGTGTACAGCTACCCCGCCTTTGCGGATTTCTGGCGTCTGCTCCAGGAGAAAGGCGGCTGGTGGGATCCCGGCGAATATCCCGAAGCGGAATGGAAAAAGAGAAAGAAGTTCGCTTTTCCCACCGTCGCCCGATTCGAGGCACTCCTCAAGGAGAGAGCTCTGTTGAGTCACGGGCGGGAAACGCAAAAAGGGGACACGCCCCTGCACGCGCTGTTGGAGGCCCCGATCCGGAAGACGGAAATCGCGGATTCATTCCTCCTGTCGCCCTTTACCACCCTGATGAACATGACCGGGGAGGGGGCCAGCCAACCGCTGTTGCAGGAGATCTCCGGACTGATCCCGCGCGTGTACTGGGGTCCTTGGGCGGAGATGCATCCGGAGAGAGCGAAGAGGCTCTCTCTCAAGGATGGAGATCTTATCCGCGTGGTGTCCCGGAGGGGATCCGTTACCTTGCCCGTAAAGGTCGTCCCGACCGTTTCTTCGGAGATTCTTGGCGTTCCTTTCGGATATGGTCACAAGGAATCCGGAAGGTATGCCAAGAACATCGGGACGAATCCCGTTGCGCTCATCGATCCCCTGGTGGACCCGCTCAGTGGTCGGGCCTCCTGGCAATCGACGCAGGTACGTGTGGAGAAGGTCACTAAATAACAGGGAGCGCAAGCGATGAAGTGGGGAATGGTCATCGATCTGCAAAAATGCACCGGCTGCGGAGAGTGCGTCGCGGCCTGCAAGCTGGAAAACAACGTGGCCATCGTGGAACCGAAGGAAGCGGAGATGGGCCGGACCATGCTCTGGATGGACATGCTGACGGTGTACGAAGGAGAATATCCCCGGCTTCGTGTCCGGCAGTTCCCGCGCCCCTGCATGCATTGCGAGCACCCTCCCTGCACGAAAGTCTGCCCGGTCCGTGCCACCTACAAGAACGAGGAAGGAATCGTCGCGCAGATCTATCCCCAGTGCATCGGGTGTCGCTACTGCATGGCCGCGTGCCCCTATACGGTGAAATCCTTCAACTGGTACAAACCGGAATGGGCGCCCGGCATCCGCGAGACCGCCAACCCGGATGTGTCGGTCCGGCCCGTGGGCGTGGTGGAAAAGTGCACCTTCTGCGTCCACCGGCTGCAAAAAGCGAAAGAGCAGGCGAAGTCCGAAGGACGGAACTTGCGCGAAGGCGACTTCCAGACGGCATGCGCAGAGAGCTGCCCCGCGGGAGCGATCGTTTTCGGGGACCTCGAAAACACCAGCCACCGGGTAAATCCCCTTTCCCGCAGCCCCCGCGCGACGAGGCTCCTGGAAGACCTTGGAACGGAGCCGAAAGTGATCTATCTGAAAGAGGTGGATTGATGGAAAAAGCTCCCGCCGCGCCCCATCCGGATTACGACCTGCTTCGCCCCATTGAAGACCCGGGGAAAAGCTTCTACTACATCGTGGCCGTCCTGCTGGTCATCATCCTGTACGCCGGGTACGTCTATATCCGACAGGTCTACTACGGGCTTGGGGTCACCGGGATGGCCCAACCCGTCACCTGGGGCTTTTACATCGTCAATTTCGTCTTTTTCATCGGGATCAGCCATGCCGGAACATTGATCTCCGCGATCCTTCGCCTTTCCAAGGCGGAGTGGCGAAGGCCGATCACCCGGATGGCGGAAGTCATCACCGCCATCGTGCTCGCCATCGGCGGGTTGCATCCGATCCTCGACCTGGGCCGTCCGGACCGGATGGCGAACCTGTTTTACAACGGCCGGCTACAATCACCCCTGCTCTGGGACATCGTGAGCATCACCGCCTATTTCACCGCGAGCACGGTCTACCTCTTCATCCCCATGATCCCGGACATTGCGATCCTTCGGGACCGGGGGGTGAAACCCAGATGGCTTTATGAATTTCTCTCCTGGGGCTGGCAGGGGACGGAACAGCAGCACAAGGTGCTGGACCGGGCAATGAACATCCTGATGGTCGTGGTGATCCCCATCGCGATTTCCGTGCACACGATCATCTCCTACATCTTCGCCATGACCGTGCAGCCCGGATGGCACAGCACCATTTTCGGACCATACTTCGTGGTGGGAGCCATCTTCTCGGGGATCGCCGCGATTTTAGTATTGATGATCGTCTTCCGCAAAATCTTCCATCTTGAACGGTATCTGAAGCTGATCCATTTCAACTATCTCAGCGTGCTGTTGTTGGTCATGTCCCTGCTCTGGTTCTATTTCACGTTTTCCGAATACCTGACCGGCTATTACGGCCACGAACCGAACGAAATGCGGGTGTTCTGGTACAAATTCAGCGGGGCGTTTGCCCCCTACTTCTGGACGATGGTGACCTGCAATTTCCTCGTCCCGCTGATCCTGCTCAGCAACCGGAAGACCCGCACGATTCCGGGCATCCTCATCGCCTCCATCTCGGTGATCATCGGCATGTGGCTGGAGCGGCTGATCATCGTGGTACCGTCCCTGGCCAATCCCCGCCTGCCGTACCCAACAGGGATCTACATCCCCTCCTCTACGGAATGGACGTTGTTCATCGGGGGGGTGTCGGTTTTTATCCTCGGGTACATGATGTTCGCGCGCTTCTTCCCCGTGATTTCGGTCTGGGAAATCCAGGAGGGGCGGCAGGAGAGCGTAAAGGCCGTTACCGAGCGGATCACTTCCTACATGCCGGACCCGCAGCCGCCCCTGGCGAAGGAGCGATATACTGGTAGCATGGAGAACGGATGATGAACAGAAAATTGATCGCCCGCCTGCAGATCCTCTCGATCTCGCTGATCTGGCTGTTGTTCACCGGTATCGCCGTCTGGATTCTGAACCTGATCAATGAATCCCTCAGGTTGCACGACGCCCCGGATGCCTCCCTCGGAATCAGTCTCGTCGCAATTCCGGTTTTTTTCACCCTGTCCTCGGTGTTGACGTACGTGTTCATCGGCTTGAGAAAAGGCCGCAGGAAAGACGTGGAGTCATAGGTCGGAGGGGGAAAAAGACATGAACAACATCCGTATCCGGAAGATCGACGCTTTCATTTTCGGATTGCTTTTTTTCATCACGGCGGTTTTTCCGGGATGCGACCAAAGCGGGAAAAAGGAAGCTGGGGTTCCCGGCGGGAATCCTGCGGCA contains these protein-coding regions:
- a CDS encoding molybdopterin-dependent oxidoreductase → MKITRRNFLQMLGITGVAAGGISQVWAIPDQWVEKLQYGPRIETWKVSTCGQCPAGCGIRVRLIDEIPVRIFGNPIAPVNSGFTCPMGEAGLELLYHPDRIRQPMRRKGKKGESSWEPISWKEAFGQMSQGLQGLVKKKQADRFGFFFGDRNTLLTHFAGDFVTRMGSTNFFPWRAPGINELGFWQAFGEYPPLAFDLEKTDYLLTFGTNLLEGPPSPVYFNRLYGKLKESRPRTGLKVVHVDARMSQAGKNATEWIQVRPGSLGALALGMAYVILRDKNFDDDFITRYSQDFRGGKEDFPNLVSRYYPPDKVSAITGVPPETVLRLAREFSAAKAPLALSGGVSDRSETALFTQWAVASLNALSGSFSAKGLWREPVPLPWGPTPVPSVNARTGAFSLKPQLAPESDLPAHWTSEELPHLRSAGKLPDLSMLMIAQVDPLYLTTDRKPWQEWLSRIPQVVQFATLIDDTSPYADLVLPTTTYLEQWDMALPVPNLPFSQLGLQQPIVPPLNGIRPIGDVLLQLATETGVTLLPEKPKSYSGYIETRMKPIFASGKGTPYFEAVSLQFLGEMRKRGWQVYSYPAFADFWRLLQEKGGWWDPGEYPEAEWKKRKKFAFPTVARFEALLKERALLSHGRETQKGDTPLHALLEAPIRKTEIADSFLLSPFTTLMNMTGEGASQPLLQEISGLIPRVYWGPWAEMHPERAKRLSLKDGDLIRVVSRRGSVTLPVKVVPTVSSEILGVPFGYGHKESGRYAKNIGTNPVALIDPLVDPLSGRASWQSTQVRVEKVTK
- a CDS encoding cytochrome c family protein; translated protein: MKKHFAFYSITFAILCVLVITGCSESVNYTQPILYNHKKHLEDAGLTCFDCHTRVLTHEKASIPNIGICKGCHEQPMTESKEEKKLVDYIRKNQPIPWIQVHRVPDHAYFSHRRHVSIGKVACLTCHGNVPEMTLPFSKPYLPIKMAFCIGCHAKNHVNTDCATCHR
- the nrfD gene encoding polysulfide reductase NrfD; amino-acid sequence: MEKAPAAPHPDYDLLRPIEDPGKSFYYIVAVLLVIILYAGYVYIRQVYYGLGVTGMAQPVTWGFYIVNFVFFIGISHAGTLISAILRLSKAEWRRPITRMAEVITAIVLAIGGLHPILDLGRPDRMANLFYNGRLQSPLLWDIVSITAYFTASTVYLFIPMIPDIAILRDRGVKPRWLYEFLSWGWQGTEQQHKVLDRAMNILMVVVIPIAISVHTIISYIFAMTVQPGWHSTIFGPYFVVGAIFSGIAAILVLMIVFRKIFHLERYLKLIHFNYLSVLLLVMSLLWFYFTFSEYLTGYYGHEPNEMRVFWYKFSGAFAPYFWTMVTCNFLVPLILLSNRKTRTIPGILIASISVIIGMWLERLIIVVPSLANPRLPYPTGIYIPSSTEWTLFIGGVSVFILGYMMFARFFPVISVWEIQEGRQESVKAVTERITSYMPDPQPPLAKERYTGSMENG
- a CDS encoding 4Fe-4S dicluster domain-containing protein → MKWGMVIDLQKCTGCGECVAACKLENNVAIVEPKEAEMGRTMLWMDMLTVYEGEYPRLRVRQFPRPCMHCEHPPCTKVCPVRATYKNEEGIVAQIYPQCIGCRYCMAACPYTVKSFNWYKPEWAPGIRETANPDVSVRPVGVVEKCTFCVHRLQKAKEQAKSEGRNLREGDFQTACAESCPAGAIVFGDLENTSHRVNPLSRSPRATRLLEDLGTEPKVIYLKEVD